A window of the Virgibacillus pantothenticus genome harbors these coding sequences:
- a CDS encoding YpmA family protein, producing the protein MENELTTLATVQLCYSSELYKIVDLCNKTLKEQNLIFGLALDDKDEEQAIFTIYRS; encoded by the coding sequence ATGGAAAATGAATTAACGACATTGGCTACGGTCCAGCTCTGTTATTCTTCCGAGTTGTATAAAATTGTCGATCTGTGTAACAAAACATTAAAAGAACAAAACCTAATATTTGGTTTAGCATTGGATGATAAAGATGAAGAACAAGCAATCTTTACTATTTACCGGTCCTAA
- the asnS gene encoding asparagine--tRNA ligase: MKTTTISQAPNYHEQTVKIGAWLTNKRSSGKIAFLQLRDGTGFIQGVVVKNDVSEETFQLAKNITQESSMYITGKIVEDARSPFGYELQVSDIELIHEAHDYPITPKEHGTEFLMDHRHLWLRSKRQHAVMKIRNEIIRATYQFFNDNGYVKIDPPILTGSSAEGTTELFHTKYFDEEAYLSQSGQLYMEAAAMAFGKVFSFGPTFRAEKSKTRRHLIEFWMIEPEMAFVEHEESLEIQENYVSFVVQSVLKNCKLELQALDRDISSLEKVQAPFPRITYDEAIELLKEKGFTDIEWGEDFGAPHETAIAESFDKPVFITNYPTGIKAFYMKPHPEREDVVLCADLIAPEGYGEIIGGSQRIDDLELMEQRYEEHGLTGEAYQWYLELRKYGSVPHSGFGLGLERTVAWIAGVDHVRETIPFPRLLNRLYP; encoded by the coding sequence TTGAAAACAACGACAATATCACAAGCGCCAAACTATCATGAACAAACTGTAAAAATCGGCGCTTGGCTGACAAATAAACGTTCAAGCGGAAAAATCGCTTTTTTGCAACTGCGTGATGGAACAGGATTTATTCAAGGTGTGGTTGTAAAAAATGATGTGAGTGAAGAAACATTCCAATTAGCAAAAAATATAACCCAAGAATCATCGATGTATATCACTGGAAAAATCGTTGAAGATGCACGCTCGCCTTTTGGTTATGAGCTGCAAGTAAGTGACATCGAATTAATTCATGAAGCACATGATTACCCAATTACGCCAAAGGAGCATGGGACGGAATTTTTAATGGATCACCGCCATTTATGGTTACGATCTAAACGTCAGCATGCAGTGATGAAAATAAGAAATGAAATCATTCGTGCAACATATCAATTTTTTAACGACAACGGCTATGTTAAAATTGATCCACCAATTTTAACCGGGTCATCAGCAGAAGGAACGACAGAATTATTCCATACAAAGTATTTCGATGAAGAAGCTTATTTATCTCAAAGTGGACAATTGTATATGGAAGCAGCAGCAATGGCTTTTGGAAAAGTGTTTTCTTTCGGACCAACATTTCGTGCAGAAAAATCGAAAACAAGAAGACATTTAATCGAATTTTGGATGATTGAACCCGAAATGGCTTTTGTAGAGCACGAGGAAAGCCTTGAAATCCAGGAAAATTACGTAAGCTTTGTTGTGCAAAGTGTACTAAAAAATTGCAAACTGGAATTACAAGCATTAGACCGAGATATCTCCAGTTTGGAAAAAGTACAAGCACCATTTCCTCGGATAACCTATGATGAAGCAATTGAGTTATTAAAAGAAAAAGGCTTTACAGACATAGAATGGGGAGAAGATTTTGGGGCTCCACATGAGACAGCAATTGCTGAGAGCTTTGACAAGCCGGTATTTATCACTAACTATCCGACAGGGATTAAAGCATTCTATATGAAGCCACACCCAGAAAGAGAAGATGTTGTGCTATGCGCAGATCTAATCGCGCCTGAAGGGTATGGAGAAATAATTGGTGGCTCACAGCGAATTGATGACTTGGAGCTGATGGAACAACGGTATGAAGAACATGGCTTGACTGGTGAAGCATACCAATGGTATTTGGAACTAAGAAAATACGGTAGTGTGCCGCATTCAGGTTTTGGTCTAGGTCTGGAAAGAACCGTAGCCTGGATCGCTGGGGTCGATCATGTTCGTGAAACCATCCCATTCCCACGTCTATTAAATCGTCTCTATCCGTAA
- a CDS encoding DUF5590 domain-containing protein: MKNKQSLLFTGPKWIRWTVFISFLLFVSCSIYLIFLYNDLLDSKTAGYEETKQQLLKAESLTEIDKVETFYGKEAYHVVYGKDEDGQNKLIFYPLKGKEKKLITVDQSEILSKSEIKNTWKQECDQCELVRITPALVDGNELWELTYVDSSKRYVFDYLDMYDGSRYEQLRFKSMFK, from the coding sequence ATGAAGAACAAGCAATCTTTACTATTTACCGGTCCTAAGTGGATAAGGTGGACTGTTTTTATCAGCTTCCTTTTGTTCGTTTCTTGCAGTATCTATTTGATTTTCTTATATAATGATTTGCTGGATAGTAAAACAGCAGGATATGAAGAAACAAAGCAACAGCTATTAAAAGCTGAATCGTTAACCGAGATTGACAAAGTAGAGACATTTTATGGCAAAGAAGCTTACCATGTTGTATATGGAAAAGATGAAGATGGACAAAATAAGCTTATCTTTTATCCATTAAAAGGGAAAGAAAAAAAGCTCATAACGGTAGATCAATCCGAAATTTTGAGTAAATCAGAAATTAAGAATACCTGGAAACAGGAATGCGATCAATGCGAATTAGTACGAATTACTCCTGCACTGGTGGATGGAAACGAGTTATGGGAACTTACTTATGTCGATTCCTCCAAGCGATATGTTTTCGATTATCTGGATATGTATGACGGTTCACGATATGAACAATTGCGTTTCAAAAGTATGTTTAAATAG
- a CDS encoding pyridoxal phosphate-dependent aminotransferase produces MELANRVKTLTPSSTLAITAKAKELKQQGHDVIALGAGEPDFNTPEPILRAAEKAMNQGMTKYTPSGGIVELKQAIVDKFKTDNLLDYTNDQIIVTTGAKHALYTLFQVLLNEDDEVIIPTPYWVSYPEQVKLAGGTPVFVPAKEENDFKLTPQELEAAITEKTKAIIINSPSNPTGMMYNKTELKQLGDICVKHDVLIVSDEIYEKLIYSGEDHVSIAQLSPELKAQTIIINGVSKSHSMTGWRIGYAAGPVEIIKAMTSLASHSTSNPTSIAQYAALAAYQMDGSFNEEMKGVFSERLEKLYQLLNDLPGVTCLKPEGAFYLFPNVKEAVHNNGFANVDDWAKALLEEEKVALIPGSGFGAPNNVRLSYATSMEALEEAAKRIKQFILKHQ; encoded by the coding sequence GTGGAATTAGCAAACAGGGTAAAGACATTAACACCATCGTCAACACTAGCCATTACAGCAAAAGCAAAAGAATTAAAGCAACAAGGACATGATGTGATCGCTTTAGGAGCAGGGGAGCCGGACTTTAATACGCCAGAACCGATTCTACGTGCTGCAGAAAAGGCGATGAACCAAGGGATGACAAAATATACACCGTCCGGAGGGATCGTTGAATTAAAACAAGCGATCGTAGATAAATTTAAAACCGATAATCTGCTTGATTATACGAACGATCAAATCATTGTTACAACAGGTGCAAAGCACGCATTATATACGCTATTTCAAGTTTTATTAAACGAAGACGATGAGGTGATTATCCCTACCCCTTATTGGGTTAGTTATCCTGAGCAAGTAAAGCTTGCTGGTGGAACTCCTGTTTTTGTTCCTGCAAAGGAGGAAAATGATTTTAAACTAACACCTCAAGAGCTAGAAGCAGCGATTACAGAAAAGACGAAAGCGATTATTATTAATTCACCTAGTAACCCTACTGGCATGATGTATAATAAGACAGAACTGAAACAATTAGGAGATATTTGTGTAAAGCACGATGTGTTGATTGTATCAGATGAGATTTATGAAAAATTGATTTATTCTGGAGAGGATCACGTATCCATAGCTCAATTATCACCAGAATTAAAAGCACAAACGATCATTATTAACGGTGTTTCTAAATCTCATTCCATGACCGGATGGAGAATTGGCTATGCTGCTGGTCCAGTTGAAATTATTAAAGCAATGACAAGTCTGGCTTCACATTCAACCTCGAACCCGACTTCCATTGCTCAGTATGCTGCATTAGCTGCGTATCAAATGGATGGGTCGTTTAATGAGGAAATGAAGGGCGTCTTTTCAGAGCGCTTGGAAAAATTATACCAACTTTTAAATGACTTACCAGGTGTTACCTGCCTTAAACCAGAGGGAGCCTTTTATTTATTCCCGAACGTGAAAGAAGCTGTACATAATAATGGTTTTGCAAATGTAGATGATTGGGCAAAGGCATTATTGGAAGAAGAAAAAGTAGCCCTTATTCCGGGATCTGGATTTGGAGCACCAAATAATGTACGTTTATCCTACGCTACATCCATGGAAGCACTTGAAGAAGCAGCAAAACGAATCAAACAATTTATTTTAAAGCACCAATAG